A genomic stretch from Sceloporus undulatus isolate JIND9_A2432 ecotype Alabama chromosome 5, SceUnd_v1.1, whole genome shotgun sequence includes:
- the TEX52 gene encoding testis-expressed protein 52: MTTWKERNFLCKDKYVSWPGFSPRPYHKLAVERPPHTDAKIKVCQKMRCPVEEGAQWHVWGYHTWLDVGRLPAIYRPRPDKPFDSNTWRWITAPRKDSMAEPPVPPPSQLDGNTYVKFIEGDALFVDQRHKQRVLTRTKNEIKKCEQLKIRSECRAPPLDNQGNIVPPKDFTRYKHLLQGKGPASLCVQLQPVIPPSRDCWDYPCPDLEPHYQEAAVKFALKNSSPIYQQVVEKYQKLALSGSKIRPCTPVS, from the exons ATGActacatggaaagaaagaaactttctATGTAAGGACAAATATGTATCATGGCCAGGATTTTCTCCAAGACCCTATCATAAACTGGCTGTTGAAAGACCACCACATACagatgccaaaatcaaggtttgccagaAAATGCGTTGCCCAGTTGAAGAAGGTGCCCAGTGGCATGTGTGGGGCTATCATACATGGTTGGATGTGGGAAGGTTGCCAGCTATCTATCGCCCAAGACCTGACAAGCCTTTTGACAGCAACACCTGGCGATGGATTACTGCTCCAAGAAAAGATTCAATGGCTGAGCCACCAGTGCCACCTCCTTCACAGCTGGATGGGAACACCTATGTGAAATTTATCGAAGGGGATGCATTGTTTGTGGATCAGAGACACAAACAAAGAGTTCTGACTAGAacaaagaatgaaataaagaagTGTGAGCAACTCAAAATAAGGAGTGAATGTCGAGCTCCTCCTCTAGACAATCAGGGAAATATTGTGCCTCCCAAAGATTTCACACG ATATAAGCATCTGCTTCAAGGAAAGGGCCCAGCATCACTGTGTGTTCAGCTGCAACCTGTCATACCCCCTTCTAGAGACTGTTGGGACTATCCTTGTCCAGATCTTGAACCCCATTACCAAGAAGCAGCCGTCAAGTTTGCTCTGAAGAACAGCAGTCCAATCTACCAGCAAGTGGTTGAAAAATACCAGAAACTGGCCTTATCTGGGAGCAAGATAAGGCCTTGTACACCTGTCAGCTAA